Below is a genomic region from Actinomadura rubteroloni.
GTGGCTGGTGGTCGCGCTCGTCGCGCGGGAGGTCGCGATCGTCCCGATCGCGCCGATCCTGCGGCGGCTCGGCTACCAGGGCGCGCTGCCCGTCCACTTCGTCGGGAAGGCGGGCACGATGTGCCTGCTGTACGCCTTCCCGCTGCTGCTGCTCGGTGACCACCACGGCGCCGCCGCGACCGCCGCGAAGGTCGCGGGCTGGGCGTTCGCCGGCTGGGGCACCGGGCTGTACTGGTGGGCGGCCCTGCTGTACTGGGAGCAGACGCGGCGCCTCGTGCGCGACGCCCGCGCCGGCTCCCCACCCGAGCCGGGCACCGCGCCCGGCGGCGACCCGAAGGGAGCCCCGAACCCCCGATGAAGGCCGTCGTGATGGCGGGCGGAGAGGGGACGCGGCTGCGTCCCATGACCGCCAACCAGCCCAAGCCCCTGCTGCCCCTCCTCAACCGTCCGATCATGGAGCACGTGCTGCGGCTGCTGAAGCGGCACGGCTTCGACGAGACCGTCGTCACCGTCCAGTTCCTCGCCTCGCTGATCCGCGACTACTTCGGCGACGGCTCCGAACTCGGCATGACGCTCAGCTACGCGACCGAGGAGGTCCCGCTCGGCACCGCCGGGAGCGTCAAGAACGCCGAGGCCGCGCTGCGCGACGACCGGTTCGTCGTCATCTCCGGGGACGCGCT
It encodes:
- a CDS encoding CDP-alcohol phosphatidyltransferase family protein gives rise to the protein MGTDDGGNDGAARDRGRVPSPAENRVLTVPNLLSFARLLGVPLFLWLVLAERDGWALGVLVLAGLSDWLDGRLARALNQTSRLGTLLDPAADRLYILATLVGLTVRDVVPLWLVVALVAREVAIVPIAPILRRLGYQGALPVHFVGKAGTMCLLYAFPLLLLGDHHGAAATAAKVAGWAFAGWGTGLYWWAALLYWEQTRRLVRDARAGSPPEPGTAPGGDPKGAPNPR